In the genome of Mucilaginibacter sp. 14171R-50, the window CCCGAACTGGCCCGTAAAATGATACACCAGTTATCAGACTTTTTACGTGGCACACTTAAGAAAGACGATCAGCTTTTGGTTCCGCTGACCGATGAGCTTGCGCATCTAAATTTATACCTTGAGATTGAAAAGGTACGTTTTGGGCACCGCCTGCAAACCGAAATTAGCTGCGACGCCAAATGCGGCGAAGCAACGCTGCCGTCGCTGCTGCTGCAGCCATTGGTAGAGAACGCCATTAAATTTGGTTTATACGATACGACCGACGAGGTTACAATAAGCGTGCGCGCCGAAACAGAGGACCAGTATCTGGTCATCATGATACAAAACCCGTACGACCCAAAAACAAGCAGGCCCCGCAAAGGCACAGGTTTTGGTTTAAGCGGGGTACAACGGCGGCTTTATTTGATATTTGCCCGTAACGATTTGATGGAAACTCACGCAAATGATAATATATTTACAACCGTAATAAAAATACCGCAGTTATGATCAGCGCTTTAATTATTGACGACGAGCCTTTGGCCCGTATGGTTGTACAAGAATATTTGCAGGCTTTCCCTCAGATAGAGGTTGTGCAGGAATGCGGCGATGGCTTTGAGGGCCTGAAAGCCATACAACAGTACCAACCCGACCTGATATTCCTGGATGTACAAATGCCAAAAATAAACGGCTTTGAAATGCTGGAGCTGGTAGATAACCCGCCTGCTGTAATATTTGCCACCGCTTTTGACGAGTACGCCATAAAGGCTTTTGAAGCGCACGCGGTAGATTACCTTTTAAAACCTTTTAGTAAAGAGCGCTTTAATAAGGCCATTGAAAAACTTTTGGCGCAGGCCCCCGCAGGCCCAACCCCGGTTACCAAAACCAATCCG includes:
- a CDS encoding LytTR family DNA-binding domain-containing protein, which translates into the protein MISALIIDDEPLARMVVQEYLQAFPQIEVVQECGDGFEGLKAIQQYQPDLIFLDVQMPKINGFEMLELVDNPPAVIFATAFDEYAIKAFEAHAVDYLLKPFSKERFNKAIEKLLAQAPAGPTPVTKTNPLLEEAAQSPAQNERIVVKTGTKVKIISVQDVEYLQADDDYVSVVTAEGAFLKNKTMAFFEKTLDPRYFVRVHRSYIIAIQQITRLDPYEKDSHLAILKSGAKIPVSKTGYVKLKQVLGI